In bacterium, a genomic segment contains:
- a CDS encoding thiamine diphosphokinase, giving the protein MTSDGPAGALDAILLPKRGKRAVVLADGDPPPTRLLAAHLALADLFLCADAAGRPYAALPRLPDAIVGDLDTLGAGVRDVPDGVTVLRDVHEDTTDAEKALAFAVREGCREAVLLGGGGGLLDHALHNALLPERWSGRLRLLLADAGTATVRVGAGESFAWDLPPGTALSLLPLPGGARGVACEGVRYLLRDAVVDGRGPATISNEVVAGPVRLTVGEGSLLLIVRRGAAAP; this is encoded by the coding sequence ATGACTTCTGACGGCCCGGCGGGCGCGCTCGACGCGATCCTGCTGCCGAAACGCGGCAAGCGCGCCGTCGTGCTGGCCGACGGCGACCCGCCGCCGACGCGCCTGTTGGCCGCGCACCTGGCGCTCGCCGACCTCTTCCTCTGCGCCGACGCGGCGGGCCGGCCCTACGCCGCGCTGCCGCGCCTGCCGGACGCGATCGTGGGCGACCTCGACACCCTGGGCGCGGGCGTGCGGGACGTGCCGGACGGCGTGACGGTGCTGCGCGACGTGCACGAGGACACGACCGACGCGGAGAAAGCCCTGGCCTTCGCCGTGCGCGAGGGCTGCCGCGAAGCCGTGCTGCTGGGCGGGGGCGGCGGCCTGCTCGACCACGCCCTGCACAACGCGCTGCTGCCGGAGCGCTGGTCCGGCCGGCTGCGCCTGCTGCTGGCGGACGCCGGGACGGCGACGGTGCGGGTGGGCGCAGGCGAGTCCTTCGCCTGGGACCTGCCCCCCGGCACCGCGCTCTCGCTGCTGCCGCTGCCAGGCGGTGCGCGCGGCGTCGCCTGCGAGGGCGTCCGCTACCTCCTGCGGGACGCCGTGGTGGACGGCCGCGGCCCGGCCACCATCTCCAACGAGGTCGTCGCGGGGCCCGTCCGGCTGACGGTCGGCGAGGGCTCGCTGCTGCTGATTGTGCGGCGGGGTGCCGCCGCCCCATGA
- a CDS encoding TonB-dependent receptor, with protein MARLVAAGLCVAALACPLPTAAAATAAPTASPTAGLPDTLTWAPEVVVTASRYGAGVRLSQQDITAAELRDRLGAADLPLLLEDTPGLHATSDAGNGVGYTYLNIRGFDQKRVGVMINGIPLNDPEDHQVYWVDVPDLAASLEDVQVQRGITNSLGATTAVGGTVNLVTEQFDDEAGGRVAVQGGSFGTWRGSAAWQTGPVGDGFSSAVRWSRIVSDGYRDRTGSRLWGAFWSGRWLGERHSLQANVYTGHEVSKHGWNAAAEADLLIDRRSNPETYPHAVDDFRQPHYELHHRWTLSDRVTLVQAAYLIHGEGFYENLKEGVTAGDYSLDHSLGIGADDEVDLVRRKLVDKDQLGWVPHLEIRHAGGRTILGGDLYDFHSDHHGDVLSVAGVADGLQGVDYYRYTGDKQAQSVFVNTMFEAAPGLTLIADLQLQHKRYVFRQAELGNFTGEDRHAYEVSYDWFNPKGGVHWELPARPWGGRAAAYLHVGVTRREPTDGELYDTWYGPDDLGVAPLFRTGRGVDEDGDGDTDYVQWSDPYVREEKAVDWELGWSWRAERLSWTLNGYWMDFTDEIVPYGAVDDEGAAIRGNAERTLHRGLELGLAARLADRHELRVAASRSWDEFDAYVATLDPDSWESGSFDYSGNPIPLFPRHLASITLASDFGALDTRLRLRSVGRQHLDATGRGERTIDGYATLDVSAGLDLADLASGLRGARFSLDVRNLLDEEYETNGYWYGGRYLIPAAGRSFQSGVRYDF; from the coding sequence ATGGCGCGTCTCGTCGCCGCCGGCCTCTGCGTCGCGGCCCTCGCCTGCCCGCTGCCCACGGCCGCCGCCGCGACGGCGGCTCCGACGGCATCTCCGACCGCGGGACTCCCGGACACCCTCACCTGGGCTCCCGAGGTCGTCGTCACGGCTTCGCGCTACGGCGCCGGGGTCCGCCTCAGCCAGCAGGACATCACCGCCGCGGAGCTGCGGGACCGCCTGGGCGCGGCCGACCTGCCCCTGCTGCTCGAGGACACCCCGGGCCTGCACGCCACCTCCGACGCGGGCAACGGCGTCGGCTACACCTACCTGAACATCCGCGGCTTCGACCAGAAGCGCGTGGGCGTGATGATCAACGGCATCCCGCTGAACGATCCCGAGGACCACCAGGTGTACTGGGTGGACGTGCCCGACCTGGCGGCGTCGCTGGAGGACGTGCAGGTGCAGCGCGGCATCACCAACTCGCTGGGCGCGACGACCGCCGTCGGCGGCACCGTGAACCTCGTCACCGAGCAGTTCGACGACGAGGCCGGCGGCCGCGTCGCCGTGCAGGGCGGCAGCTTCGGCACCTGGCGCGGCTCGGCCGCCTGGCAGACCGGCCCGGTCGGCGACGGCTTCAGCAGCGCCGTCCGCTGGTCGCGCATCGTCAGCGACGGCTACCGCGACCGCACCGGCAGCCGCCTGTGGGGCGCGTTCTGGAGCGGGCGCTGGCTCGGCGAGCGGCACTCCCTGCAGGCCAACGTCTACACCGGGCACGAGGTGAGCAAGCACGGCTGGAACGCGGCCGCCGAGGCGGACCTGCTGATCGACCGGCGGTCCAACCCCGAGACCTACCCGCACGCCGTCGACGACTTCCGGCAGCCGCACTACGAGCTGCACCACCGCTGGACCCTGTCCGACCGCGTGACCCTGGTGCAGGCCGCTTACCTGATCCACGGCGAGGGATTCTACGAGAACCTGAAGGAGGGGGTGACGGCCGGCGACTACAGCCTCGACCATTCGCTGGGAATCGGAGCCGACGACGAGGTCGACCTCGTGCGCCGCAAGCTCGTGGACAAGGACCAGCTCGGCTGGGTGCCCCACCTGGAGATCCGCCACGCCGGCGGCCGCACCATCCTCGGCGGCGACCTCTACGACTTCCACAGCGACCACCACGGCGACGTGCTGTCGGTGGCCGGCGTCGCCGACGGCCTGCAGGGTGTCGACTACTACCGCTACACCGGCGACAAGCAGGCGCAGAGCGTCTTCGTCAACACGATGTTCGAAGCGGCGCCTGGCCTCACCCTCATCGCCGACCTGCAGCTCCAGCACAAGCGGTACGTCTTCCGGCAGGCCGAGCTGGGCAACTTCACCGGCGAGGACCGCCACGCCTACGAGGTGAGCTACGACTGGTTCAACCCCAAGGGCGGCGTGCACTGGGAGCTGCCGGCGCGGCCCTGGGGCGGGCGCGCGGCCGCCTACCTCCACGTCGGCGTGACCCGCCGCGAACCGACCGACGGCGAGCTGTACGACACCTGGTACGGGCCCGACGACCTGGGCGTCGCGCCGCTGTTCCGCACCGGCAGGGGCGTGGACGAGGACGGCGACGGGGACACCGACTACGTGCAGTGGTCCGACCCCTACGTCCGCGAGGAGAAGGCCGTCGACTGGGAGCTGGGCTGGTCGTGGCGCGCGGAGCGGCTGAGCTGGACGCTGAACGGCTACTGGATGGACTTCACGGACGAGATCGTGCCCTACGGGGCGGTCGACGACGAAGGCGCCGCGATCCGCGGCAACGCCGAGCGCACCCTGCACCGGGGTCTGGAACTGGGCCTGGCCGCGCGCCTGGCGGACCGCCACGAGCTGCGGGTGGCCGCCTCGCGCAGCTGGGACGAGTTCGACGCCTACGTCGCGACCCTCGATCCGGACAGCTGGGAGAGCGGCAGCTTCGACTACTCCGGCAACCCGATCCCGCTGTTCCCGCGCCACCTCGCGAGCATCACCCTGGCCTCGGACTTCGGCGCCCTCGACACCCGCCTGCGGCTGCGCAGCGTGGGCCGCCAGCACCTGGACGCCACGGGCCGCGGCGAGCGCACGATCGACGGCTACGCGACCCTCGATGTCAGCGCGGGCCTGGATCTGGCCGATCTGGCGAGCGGCCTGCGCGGTGCGCGCTTCTCCCTGGACGTGCGCAACCTCCTGGACGAGGAGTACGAGACCAACGGCTACTGGTACGGCGGCCGGTACCTGATCCCCGCCGCCGGCCGCAGCTTCCAGTCGGGGGTGCGCTATGACTTCTGA
- a CDS encoding sodium:solute symporter family protein, protein MIIVVAYALFLAYAVLRLFRAPARDETDYLLAGRRLTLPAFVATTVSTWYGGILGVGEYAWTYGVSNWLVFGAPYYLYALVFALVLAGRARRGRALTMPDLLQERYGTRAAAVGAGAIFVMTVPAPYVLMMGVLVEMALGWPLWLGAVIGMVLSVGYVVRGGLRAVVGTEIVQFVLMFLGFMVLVPVCVAKFGGWDFLRDALPPQHLTWHGGRGFQAVAIWYVIAASTLVEPAFYQRCCAARDERTARRGLLVSILFWVFFDFLTTTSGLYARAVLPGLEDPVAAFPRLAAVALPPLLQGLFLTSLLATIMSTVDSYAFIAAITGGRDFWLRLRRGGPPGDDPRTTAAVRVGLLATSVLAVALALWSGSVIGLWHHLGSVGTPILLLPITLGYTRWRPRPGRATAAMLAAGAVSLGWLALGRGGPWLGVEPIFPGLLVSAGVLLPGLRRD, encoded by the coding sequence ATGATCATCGTCGTCGCCTACGCCCTGTTCCTGGCCTACGCGGTGCTGCGCCTGTTCCGCGCGCCGGCCCGCGACGAGACCGACTACCTGCTCGCCGGCCGGCGCCTGACCCTGCCCGCCTTCGTGGCGACCACGGTCTCGACCTGGTACGGCGGCATCCTGGGCGTCGGCGAGTACGCCTGGACCTACGGCGTCAGCAACTGGCTCGTGTTCGGGGCGCCCTACTACCTCTACGCCCTGGTCTTCGCGCTGGTCCTGGCCGGCCGCGCGCGCCGCGGGCGGGCGCTGACCATGCCCGACCTGCTGCAGGAGCGCTACGGCACGCGCGCCGCGGCGGTGGGCGCGGGCGCGATCTTCGTGATGACGGTGCCGGCCCCCTACGTGCTGATGATGGGCGTGCTGGTCGAGATGGCCTTGGGCTGGCCGCTGTGGCTCGGCGCCGTGATCGGCATGGTGCTGTCGGTGGGCTACGTGGTGCGCGGGGGCCTGCGCGCGGTGGTCGGCACCGAGATCGTGCAGTTCGTCCTGATGTTCCTGGGCTTCATGGTGCTGGTGCCGGTGTGCGTCGCGAAGTTCGGCGGCTGGGATTTCCTGCGCGACGCGCTGCCGCCGCAGCATTTGACCTGGCACGGCGGCCGCGGCTTCCAGGCCGTGGCGATCTGGTACGTGATCGCGGCCTCGACCCTGGTCGAGCCCGCCTTCTACCAGCGCTGCTGCGCCGCGCGCGACGAGCGCACGGCCCGGCGCGGCCTGCTCGTCTCGATCCTGTTCTGGGTCTTCTTCGACTTCCTGACCACCACCTCCGGCCTCTACGCGCGCGCCGTGCTGCCGGGCCTCGAGGACCCCGTGGCCGCCTTCCCGCGCCTGGCGGCGGTGGCCCTGCCGCCGCTGCTGCAGGGGCTGTTCCTGACCAGCCTGCTGGCGACGATCATGTCCACGGTGGATTCCTACGCCTTCATCGCCGCCATCACCGGCGGCCGCGACTTCTGGCTGCGCCTGCGCCGCGGCGGGCCGCCCGGCGACGATCCGCGCACCACCGCCGCGGTGCGCGTCGGCCTGCTGGCGACGTCCGTCCTGGCCGTCGCCCTGGCCCTGTGGTCGGGCTCGGTGATCGGCCTGTGGCACCACCTGGGCAGCGTGGGCACGCCCATCCTGCTGCTGCCGATCACCCTCGGCTACACGCGCTGGCGCCCGCGGCCCGGTCGCGCCACCGCCGCGATGCTCGCCGCCGGCGCCGTCTCGCTGGGCTGGCTGGCGCTGGGACGCGGCGGGCCGTGGCTCGGGGTCGAGCCCATCTTCCCGGGGCTGCTGGTGTCGGCGGGGGTGCTGCTGCCGGGCCTGCGGCGCGACTAG